A single genomic interval of Epinephelus fuscoguttatus linkage group LG22, E.fuscoguttatus.final_Chr_v1 harbors:
- the si:ch211-214j24.10 gene encoding uncharacterized protein si:ch211-214j24.10 has protein sequence MHIKTGTWEASNTVCESDTLCDPAVLVATTNSEPHIRNRRLSPGSGNCGGGGGGCISGSDQQPRQLSPEGDLIAPGHTHTFSFRREKERKGQQHKGRSLRRESQKGVGRISERPQKVNQKERWVEDSLSLLKPPPAFPVQDSPAKLQPAVSYASKVKAGATSGGLEEDRPAIGVLLQNQWGLSFISEARPATEGSSPRPAAIAPPPQPTDAEQSADLQLIETVLTVQPPEETPIPVATSITPTTRQEVDESNGKLLLSCRHLVEALNYHSREWNATCNKQKKVPKKVVWYKDAQEHPA, from the exons ATGCATATCAAAACAG GTACATGGGAAGCCAGCAACACCGTGTGTGAGTCCGATACCCTGTGTGACCCAGCAGTTCTTGTCGCAACCACCAACTCAGAGCCACACATTCGCAACCGTCGCCTTTCTCCCGGCTCAGGCAActgtggaggtggtggtggtggctgcatCTCCGGAAGTGACCAGCAGCCCCGTCAGCTTTCACCCGAGGGCGACCTGATCGCACCCGGCCACACGCACACCTTCAGCTTCCGCAGGGAAAAAGAACGCAAAGGCCAGCAGCACAAAGGCCGCAGCCTCCGCAGGGAAAGTCAGAAGGGGGTCGGCCGGATAAGCGAGCGGCCACAAAAGGTTAACCAAAAGGAGAGGTGGGTGGAGGACAGTCTGTCACTGCTCAAGCCCCCACCTGCCTTCCCAGTGCAGGACAGCCCAGCCAAGCTGCAGCCTGCTGTCAGCTACGCCTCCAAGGTGAAGGCGGGAGCAACAAGCGGCGGGCTGGAGGAGGACCGCCCCGCCATCGGTGTGCTGCTACAGAACCAGTGGGGTCTCAGTTTCATCAGTGAGGCGAGGCCGGCCACAGAGGGCTCCAGCCCTCGCCCCGCAGCCATTGCCCCCCCTCCTCAGCCCACAGACGCTGAACAGTCAGCAGACCTACAGTTGATCGAGACAGTTCTGACAGTCCAGCCTCCCGAAGAAACGCCTATTCCAGTCGCTACCTCCATCACCCCCACCACACGCCAAGAGGTGGACGAGAGCAACGGGAAGCTGCTGCTTAGTTGTCGCCATCTAGTGGAGGCTTTGAACTATCACAGTAGAG aATGGAATGCTACCtgtaacaaacagaaaaaag TTCCAAAAAAGGTCGTCTGGTACAAGGACGCCCAGGAGCACCCAGCCTAG
- the LOC125882746 gene encoding zinc finger protein ZFP2-like, producing the protein METTGSSYQVENTDIFLPLSSLRLLIPPLRLLSAAMWQVAQRREVLDYEKLDEFVMLVTATVPDLLSPKQRGKLLLRLRAKILLELCRNEETANILCLQPHLERIRPPGHTGSGDAEVDAEEAIFVELIQTLLKDPAEREHFYQEVFPTEYGPSYDTDMQLLVWEFLSKLEKLLPVPDLSQTVSWLTSAPSVLKDCLQALSTPDDLRSLLQHHKCLQHLGAQGTTVEMSTQVFACSECPFFHMQESYLLQHIEHSHPEQYSKLQKSAETSEVPKKKAQRPTFPKPFPIHDRPDPHMCQECGKTFTRASDLTRHRRTHTGERPYTCEECKKGFRNSWDLTRHQRIHTGERPFLCSECGKRFTQMGLLKLHFERTACGQTCNPPLDLTTEVVVAEETSEKGGGQYKCQKCGESFSSILERLKHRQRHVVRRQYKCPLCEKIYSRASDLKRHQMKHTGERPFACECGKSFTHVWLLNKHQQIHTRERPYPCTECGKSFTQLQILNRHLLTHNGQRPFQCSYCEKSFTQLASLTRHERTHTGERPYVCTTCEKTFLTHGELVRHQRSHSNFRPFSCPQCPKSFKTKRAQSEHLNTHTGERPFACSRCGKRFAKSTSLVRHNLTHTGERPHQCSQCGKTFLTSGELLLHKRIHTGERPYPCSYCERRFRCSSDLNMHIRTHTGEKPHSCLFCKKSFSTSTRLKRHMRTHMEKGIVESFSL; encoded by the exons acatCTTCCTGCCGTTGTCATCATTAAGGCTGCTGATACCTCCTCTGCGGCTGCTCTCTGCAGCCATGTGGCAGGTGGCTCAGCGGAGAGAGGTCCTTGATTATGAAAAGCTTGATGAGTTTGTGATGCTGGTGACGGCAACAGTTCCAGACCTGCTCAGCCCAAAGCAGCGAGGCAAACTGCTTCTTCGACTGAGAGCGAAA ATTCTTCTTGAGTTGTGCAGAAATGAGGAAACAGCCAACATTCTGTGCCTACAGCCTCACCTTGAACGAATCCGCCCCCCAGGACACACAGGA AGTGGAGATGCAGAGGTGGATGCAGAGGAGGCCATTTTTGTGGAGCTCATCCAAACGCTACTGAAAGATCCAGCAGAGAGGGAGCATTTTTACCAG GAGGTTTTTCCAACAGAGTATGGTCCCAGCTACGACACAGACATGCAGCTCCTTGTGTGGGAGTTTCTGTCTAAACTGGAGAAACTCCTGCCGGTACCAGACCTCAGTCAG ACGGTGTCATGGCTGACCTCTGCCCCCTCTGTGCTCAAGGACTGCTTACAAGCACTTTCCACCCCTGACGACCTGAGGTCTCTCCTGCAGCACCATAAATGCCTTCAGCACCTTGGAGCACAAG GTACCACTGTGGAGATGTCCACCCAGGTCTTCGCCTGCTCCGAGTGTCCGTTCTTCCACATGCAGGAGTCCTACCTGCTGCAGCACATTGAGCACAGCCACCCTGAGCAGTACAGCAAACTCCAGAAGTCTGCAGAGACAAGTGAAGTCCCCAAGAAGAAGGCCCAGCGTCCCACATTTCCGAAGCCTTTCCCCATCCACGACAGGCCCGACCCTCACATGTGCCAGGAGTGCGGCAAAACTTTCACACGCGCCTCAGACTTGACTCGTCACAGGCggacacacacaggtgagcgcCCGTACACCTGCGAGGAATGTAAGAAGGGTTTCAGGAACTCTTGGGATCTGACCAGACATCAGCGCATTCACACTGGAGAACGACCCTTCCTCtgttctgagtgtgggaaaCGGTTCACACAGATGGGGTTGCTCAAGCTGCATTTCGAACGGACCGCCTGCGGACAGACTTGCAACCCTCCCCTTGACCTAACGACAGAGGTCGTGGTAGCAGAGGAGACATCAGAGAAAGGAGGCGGACAGTACAAATGCCAAAAATGCGGTGAGAGCTTCAGCAGCATCCTGGAGCGGCTGAAGCACAGGCAGAGGCATGTGGTGAGGCGACAGTACAAATGCCCCCTATGTGAGAAGATATACAGCCGAGCGTCTGATCTCAAGAGGCACCAGATGAAACACACCGGCGAGCGGCCATTTGCCTGCGAGTGTGGGAAAAGCTTCACGCATGTGTGGCTTCTGAATAAGCACCAGCAGATCCACACCAGGGAGCGTCCATACCCCTGCACAGAGTGTGGGAAGAGCTTCACACAGCTCCAGATCCTTAACAGGCACCTGCTGACTCACAACGGCCAGCGGCCTTTCCAGTGCTCCTACTGTGAGAAGAGCTTCACCCAGCTGGCCAGCCTTACACGCCATGAAAGaacccacacaggtgagagGCCGTACGTCTGCACCACCTGCGAGAAGACGTTCCTCACACATGGAGAGCTGGTGCGGCATCAGCGCAGTCACAGTAACTTCAGGCCGTTCAGTTGTCCACAGTGTCCGAAGAGCTTTAAAACCAAGCGGGCTCAGAGTGAacacctcaacacacacacgggaGAGCGTCCGTTTGCATGCTCCCGTTGTGGGAAGAGGTTCGCCAAGTCGACCTCGCTGGTCCGACATAACCTGACTCACACGGGCGAACGGCCCCACCAGTGTTCCCAGTGCGGGAAGACCTTCCTCACCTCTGGCGAGCTCCTTCTCCACAAACggattcacacaggagagaggcCTTATCCCTGCTCCTACTGCGAGAGGAGGTTCAGATGCTCATCTGACCTCAACATGCACATCCGAACACACACCGGTGAGAAGCCACACAGCTGTCTGTTCTGTAAGAAGAGTTTCTCCACGTCTACGAGGCTAAAGAGACACATGCGTACCCACATGGAGAAGGGTATTGTGGAATCATTTAGTCTTTGA